Genomic segment of Candidatus Methylacidiphilales bacterium:
AGGGACTTTTGATTTCCGTGAGGTAATCGCGGAAGGCGAAGAAATACCGAATCGCCCGCTGGATGCTGCCGGTCACCACCATAGCCCGCGCCTGCCCGCCGATCTTGTTCTGACCGATGACCTGTTCGAGGAAGTGGTCCACCATGATCTCCGCCTTGTCGCGGATGGCCTTGCTGTGGCTCTCGACGTAAAGGCGCAGCTTTTTGCGGGCCTTTTTCACGTCGTATTCCGGGTCTCCCGGGATGGTTTTGGCGAGGCGATAGTAGCTCTCGACGGGCGTGTAATGCTTCAGCACGTCGAGGATGAAGCCTTCCTGAATGGCCTGCTTCATCGTGTAACCGTGGAAGGGGCGGTGCTTGATCTCGCCGCCTTCGGGATACGGGATGCCGAACATTTCCAGCGTCTTATTCTTCGGCGTAGCGGTGAAGGCAAAGTAACTGGCGTTGCGCAAAAGCTTCTTGGACTTGATGCGCTTCTCCAGCTCGGCGTTGATCCAATCTTCGTTGTCCGATTCGATATCGTCCGCAAGCGCCGCGCTAATCGCCGCAGCGGTCCGCCCGCCCTGACTGCTGTGTGCTTCGTCGATGATGATGGCGAACTTCCCGCCGCGATGCTCGCCGCCGATGGCATCGAGCACGAACGGGAAGGTCTGGACGGTGGAAATGATGAGCTTCTTGCCGTCCTTGAGAAATTTGGAAAGCTGCTGGGTCTTTGAAGTGCCCCCGCCATCCGTCACGGCACCGATGATGCTGCTGACTTGGGCGAAGCCCTTGATCGTCTCCCGAATCTGCTTGTCGAGGATACGGCGGTCCGTGACGACGATGACGGAATCGAACGCTTCCTTGCCGTCCTTGCGCGTGCTGATGAGCTGATGCGCCAGCCATGCAATGGAGTTGGACTTGCCACTGCCGGCCGAGTGCTGGATGAGATACTTCTGGCCCGCGCCCTTGGCGCGCACGTCGGCGAGGAGTTTACGCACGACGTCGAGCTGATGGTAGCGCGGGAAAATTTGAACCTTCTTCTTTTTGCCGGTCTTGAGGTTCTCCTCCTCCACGATCTGCGCATAGTTCTCCAGAATCTCCGTTAGCCCTGCCGGCGTGAGGATACGTTTCCAGAGGTAATCCGTCTTCAGGCCATCCGGGTTTGGCTTATTGCCTGCGCCGTCGTTCCAGCCCTGGTCGAATGGCAGAAACCACGAATCCTTGGCTGAGCCTTTGGCGCCCTTGAGGTGGGTGCAGAACGCCACCCGTGCATCATCCACCGCGAAATGCACCACGCAGCGACCGAATTCGAAGAGTGTCTCGCGCGGGTCGCGGTCCCGCTTGTATTGCTCGATGGCGTCTTCGACCGTCTGCTTGGTCAGGCTGTTCTTCAACTCGAACGTCATCACCGGCAGGCCATTGATGAACGCGCACAGGTCCAGCGCCCGTTTGGTTTCCTCGCGGCTGTAGGCCAGCTGGCGGGTGATGCTAAAACGGTTCTGAGCGTGGCGCTCCACCGCTTTCTGGTTCTCCGGCGAGGGCGTGCCGTAGAACAGTTCGAAGCTCAATGCATTGTGTTTGATGCCGTGGCGCAGCACATCAATTGTGCCTCGACGGGAAATCTCTCCTTGCAGGCGGGCGAGAAACTTCTGCCGGGCGATGTTCTTCTTGTCCTTGTAATCACCGATGCCGAGCTTGGCAAACTCATCAGGTTGGGTGGATTGAAGAAAGGTGAAAAGCTGCTCCACATCCACGGCGAACTCGCGGTCATAGGAGGTAGCCTTGCCGGCGAACCAACCGCTGCCGCCCTTGAGCGGCTTGGCTTCTGCCAACACTCCCGACGCTTCTGATGGCAAACCATCCGAGCCAGTCATGTGGCGCATGATCAGCGTTTCAAGGCCTTTTTCGGAGGTGTCAGTTCTCATGGCTTAATCGCTCCAAATTCGCAGCAACGCTTCCCGGAATGTATAGTCCCGAAGCAAACCTTCGGTCAGTAGTTTTTTCTTTGAGCCATGCCCTAGCTTCTTTACCAGTGTTTCAAGCATTCTGCCCTTTTGCGGCGGGGTCTCAAGGTAGATTGCTGTGGCTCTACCCCCTTCCCTGATTGCCGGCATAAGCTTCAAGACCCGCGCTGGCGGCACAAAAAGAACTTTTCCTGATTCATGATGCACCGCTTGGATGATCAAGTCGCCAAAGCGGTAAACGCTCCTTGCATCGTCCATGAACCACTGAAGTCTGCTACTTCGGGGATGCCGCATTTGTTTTTTAACCGCTCTGCGACCTTTCAAAATTGGCTGAAGCTCCTTGTTCGGAAGTGATATTCGTTCCAACTGGGCCAGAAAGCACCGGGAAACACTGCGGCGCAAGGATCGATGTGTCGGAGCTGCAACCTTTTTGCTGCTGAGAAAAGGCGGGCGGTAAAGAGCCTGGAGTTGCCGCAGGTAATCGCGTGACAATGGGTCACTGCAGCTCTGCTGGATAAACTGCTTTGCGGAAGACAACACTTCAGCATCCATAGTGCGGATTACAGCTTCAAAAAGTTGCTGAGCCGAGTGCCTCGACACATTCGCCGAGCCGACATAGACAACCCGGCCCAAAACAAAGACTTTGGCATGCAAGTTGGCCACGCTGTAAACGCGCACACCCCGTTTGCTCATTGCTAACAGGTCTGCCGGGCAGGTCTGTCCCGATTTCACGGCTGATTCACTGGCGTTCACCACGAGAATGCTGCCTTTCGGGAGTGGGAGCAGGCGGCTTGCGCCCTTGCCAAAATAGGCCACAGCCACAGCGCAGCGTTGCTGAGTGGAACGTGCAGCTTTTGTGAGTTGTGGCCACACATCCCCGGCTATGAAATTCGCACTCATCCTTTTAATTTCAGCTGGCTCAAGTATGGACGAAGAGATTTCTCCAGGCGGTCCATTGCCTTGATGATTTCATCTTGCAATGCTGGCCACTTTTCCTCCGCAGTTCGGTAGCCGCCGTCAGATAATCCGATGCGGATGCGGCAGGCGCGCTTGCCATCCAGTCGCTCCCAGCTCAGTTCGCCTCCGAAAGCGTCCTCGATCTCCGATTTGTGCGCAGCAAGTTGGTCAAAGATAAACTTATTCTCGTCCTCGGAATCTTTGCCACGATCAATGTATAGCTCCGCTCCGCGCCAATCCTGCGTCACCACGTAGTTGAGATTCAGACCGCGCAAGCCGGAACTCGCGCCGATCCAGGCATACTCGCCGGGCGTGATATGTGCATGGAGCTTGTTCACCTTGCCGGAGCGTTCGATCAATGTGGACCACCATCGCTTGCGGATGCCGTAGCGTTCCGCGATTTCCTTTTTCGCCTGCCCGACGCTTTGAGTTTCCTCGGACGGGCCGACAATCAGCGTGAACAGGGGCGCTGGCGGCGAATCACCAATGCGCACGGCTTCCACTTTGACCATGTAGAACGCGGCACTGCTGGATTCATTGAGCCAGGTGATGGCGGCCACGTGTTCCGGACGCGGGTCAGAAACAATCCAGATGGCCGCCTTGGCGCTCATGGCCGTGAGGTAGGTGATGAGCTTTCCGAGATGATCGTGATTACTCTTTTCGAGCTGGTTTTCGATGATGACCGTGCCGCCGCCTTCGTCCTCCGCCACAAGGTCAATACTGAATGAGCCGGCGGCCTGCTCACGGTCCACATTCACAAGGTTGAGATCGAGTGCGTCGTTGAGGACGCCGATGTTGTTCTCCAGCCATTGGGTGAAGTTATGCGCCTCATGCTTCCAGACTTCCCGCAAGTCCACACGTTCAAGCTTTCCAATAGGGGTCTTTGTCATGCTTCGATCTCCTCGGGTTCGTCTAGCGGATCTTCACCAGCAGGTTCGGGGGTGGAGGGGGTGAGGTCGGGGAGTTTGGCTGCGGCGGGGCGGACGTCCAGCTTGCCCGTCACCACGTCCGCCGTCAGCCGCGTTCGGTATTCCTGCATCAGCGCGATTTCTCGCTCCGTCCGGGTGACATCAGTCGTTCTCATTTCAGGCTCTCCCGTCGGCGATTCAAGATGCCATTCATGAAGGCGCGGATCGCAAATGCTTCCAACGGCCTTATCGATTGAAGGTCCGGCACTTCATAGGCACTCATTCGGCACACTACTTGGCCTTGGCACACATTTGTCTTTGGCTGCAAACCATCCACGTAGTGCTTGCCCCGTAGCTTTGCCTGCTTCAGCCGCTGCTCAATCTCGGTAAAAAAATCCAATTTTTGCGCCATCCCTACGTATGTAGCTATCCCGCGGGAATCATAGAATACGTAGATGCCATGCTTTCCCGTCAGGAGATCCTGCAACTTTTTGCGCTTCGCAGGGTCTGCGTGAATCCGCCAGGTTGCGCCTGCTGAAACGGGTTTAATGGAAAACATCTCTGTCAAAATCCGGACCTTCAGTCTGGACCGCTGACGCAGAAGTTTGGCGATGTTGTTTTTGGTTGGGAAAGCTGCGCCGCTTTTCCAATTGCTGATGGTAGCCTGCTTGACGCCAGCCGCAGCCGCCAGCTTTGTTTGATTACTCGTGCCTTCGACGAATGATACAGCTCCTATCAGTTTGCCGACCTCCTTCTTCCTGCCTTGCTTGATGCCGAGATTCAGGAAGTAATGAAACGCCCGAATGAAGTTGCTTTCCCTTGGTGTTCCGCCCTTCTTCCAGTTGCTGATGGTTGGCTGAGTAACGCCGAGCGCCTTCGCCTGACTTGTTTGCGTTTGGAGATTACCCACTTGAGCAAAGGCGTCCAAAAACCGCGTTCCAACGTTCTTGGTGCTCATGGTTCGTTTTCTTCCCTTTCGTTTTCGTCTGGCGCTTCGGTGGCGGTTTCGGGGGTCGAATCGGGCAGGTGGGCGGCGGCGGGGCGGACGTCCAGCTTGCCCGTCACCACGTCCGCCGTCAGCCGCGTCCGGTATTCCTGCATCAGCGCGATTTCTCGCTCCGTCCGGGCGATTAGCTCGTTGGGTCTGCTCAACTCCGTATCCAACCAATCGCAGATTTCCGTTTGCTGTGCTGTGGATGGCAGCGCGAACGTGACCCTTCCGACATCGTTCGTGCTCACATTAAATTGCGCCGTTCCTGTGGTGTCCGCCAGCACTTGATCGTAGAAAACGGAGGTTTGGAGCATGAACACAAGAAACCGGACGAGCAGTTCACGCTCTTCTGGTCGAAATCGAGCTACACGCTGATTGAGCTGCGCGGGCATGTCGCCCGCCCGGACGACGGCGAAGTTTCCAAGGCTTCCCGTTTCGCCAATGCTGCCCGACAGCCCATAGAGCACATCGCCTTCCTTGAGTTCAAATCCAGCGACGCAATCTGCCGGCGCGATGCGAACCGCGTCGGCTAGATCGAGACGTCCCCGGCGCAGGTTGCTCATGCGAATGACGGGAACGCCTGCATCTCTGAACGAATCCGTCTTGAACGCATATCCCCCTCGAATGCGGCAGACGTTTTTCAGGCGCTGCGGAGTCCATTCTTGCGGGATGTCGCCGAGCCAGGGGATGCCGGAGGGTTTGAGTGTGGCGTGGGGATCGAGGCCGCGGGTGACGGCGCGGTGGATGATGGCCTGCTTCTGCTCGTTCAGCAGCCCGATCAGCTTCCGCTTCGCCCGGATGAACCCGTCGATCTTCTGGTTCGCATGCTCCAGAAACCGCACAATGGCCGCTTGTTCGTCGGGGGGAGGCTGAACGGAGTATATGACTTTGAAATGCTCCGGTCGGAGACTCCACATGTCGGACGTGATGCCGTAGGACCAACGCTCGGCTTCTTTGGCAAAAGAAGGTGTCCGGTAGAGGTGATGGTAATACCAAGGCGTGCAGTCCTTGCGGGGTCGCATCACAACGTAGGCTGGACTGATGATGCCGCGAAAGCTGGATGCGCCAACCGCTCCCTGCCAAGCGCGCATCTTGTTGTAGGCGATGTCGCCGGGTTGAACGAGTTTGTAAGCGCCCTTGTTGACGTTCGAGCTGTCCTTCTTGGACGTGTCGGTGAGCAGTGCTTTCTGCTGGATGATTCCTCGCGTGATGGTCACGGACAGCATCTCTTCGTTGGGATGATTGCGGTCTTTGACTTCCTCAAACAGCGCACGGTTCGGGAGCAGCGACCAATGGGCCGGAATCCGTCCGAGCCATTTCTGCTCCGACTCGTTGTATTCCGAATACGGCTGGAGTCCCTCGATCATAGCGTGCTGAACCAGGTCTTGAGTTTTTGCGCCATGAGGTGGCGACGGGTTTCGAGGAAGGCGTCGTATTCCGGAATGTCGCCATCCAGGAGGGTCTCGGGCAGGCAATTCTCGCGGAGGTTGGCGCGAAGCTCGGCCTCATCGGTGATCCCGCCGTATTTGACCGTTCCCCCCCGGACCTGCTCCGCCAGTTCGGCAAAGTAGATGTGCGGCGAGGTGTTGCTGATGGCGATGTTGATCTCGCTCTGGGCGAGGACGAAATTGGCGATCTGGTTGTAGCGCCCTTTGGAGAGGTCGTGTTCCCGTTTGAGCCAATCCTTGGGATAGACGTGGTGCACGTCGGTGCGGTTGAGCAGGAGGTCGCGCACAGTGATGTCGCGCGAGAGAAAGCCCTTGTCGCCGAGCTTGGCCTGGGCGGCGCGGAAGGCATGGAAGTAAGGGCTGGTCGAGGAGGAGGTCTCCATCTCCTGGGGCAGGAGGTTTTGCCAATAGCTGTCGCTGAGTTCCGCTTCGATGACGGCGTTGGCGTAGGAGGCGAGGCCGCGCGCCTCGATCTGGCGGATGTCGAAGTCGAAATTCGACTCGGGGTTGCCCGCGTAGCGTCCGGTCAGAACACTCATGACATACCAGCGGCGGACGAGCCGCTCAAGATCGGCGGCGGGCATGCCCTCGGCGCGACCGCGGAGGTAGATAATATAGGCGAAGTTCACGCCGTTCTGGCCCCCGATGAGGCTGCTGTTCACGAAGCCGGCGGAGCGGAGCGTCATGACAAGACGGTCGTAGTGCGTCTTGCTCATGAAATTGAGGATGCCGGTCTTGAGCTTGGCGAAGGATTGCTCGGCGATGGCGTCTTCGTATTGCTTGGTCTCGAAATTACGGCCGGAGAGGAGGGCGACGAGGTCCTGGAGCTTGCCCCGGCCGAATTCTGAGGTGAAGGCGACCCGAAGCATGTCGGTGTAGGCCGGGTCGTAGAGGTCGTCGTTCACCTCGGCCAGCCACGCGAGCTTTGGGTAAAACTCGGAGGCGGCGAAGGCGGCATCGCCATTTTTGATGCGGGCATGAAACTCGGGCGCGACGGCAAGATGGCAGAAGTAGTCGATAGCTTTGCGCAGGAGGTTGCCGCCGTAGGTTTCGTTCGCGGCGATCTTGGACATAGCGAAGTCGGCCTGGCTGAGAGACGCCCCGGCGGAGTTCACCCGGATGAAAATCTCGGTCACGGTCTCGATGTCGAGATCCTCGGCGAGATCGATGATGCCGACGTGGTTGTTGATGATCTTGCGCAGCTTTTCGAGAGTGGAGAACAGAACGTCGGCATCCACACCGGGGTTGGCCTCGCAGTATCTTTTGGTGAGTTGGAGAAGTTTGACCTCCGGAGAGAAAAGCTCGGCCACATCGGGAATCCACGCGGCGTTCTTGCTGATGGCGGGGTTGTTGACCTCGAACTTCTCCTCGACGGGATGGAAGGCGATGCGGATGCGGACGGTCTCATAGTCCTTCGTCAGCACTTCCTGGCCGAGGAGAGCCGCCATGAGCGCGGTGACTCGCTGCTGTCCGTCGATGAGGATGCGCTTGCCCGCCGAATGGCTGCCGTCCTTGAGCTTCACCGTCGGGTTGCGCCACGCAATGAGGTAGCCCACGGGATAGCCCTGGTAGAGCGAATCGAGGAGGTTACGGACCTTGGTCGGCTCCCAGACGAAGGGGCGCTGGATCTCGGGAATGGCAATCTCGCGGGATTTGACCCATGTGAGCAGCGTTTCGATGGGATGCGGGGTGACGGAGTAGCGCTGGGTGGACATGGCTTAGGCTTGCACTCCTTTCGTGATTTCGCTGAGCAGGCCCTCGGTTTCCTGTTCGAGCTTGAGGATATCGGCGCTGATCTCGGCAAGGGTGCGGAGTTGCGGCGGCTGGTAGAAGTGGCGGGTGAAGCTGACTTCGTAGCCGATCTTGGTGTCGGCCTCGACGATCCAGGCATCGGGCGTGTAGGGCAGGACTTCGCGGCGGATGAAGGCTTCGATGCCGCCTTCCTCCAGCAGCGGGATTTGTTCGAAGTCGCGCAGTTCGCTGTCGGGCTCGTATTCGACGAGGGCAGCCTTGCCCGCGACCTTGGCTTCATACAGGCCGCGCAGCGGATCGGGCTGGGCTTTGCCGGGTTTGTGGACTTTCTTGATGACGGGCGGGGCGGCTTCGTCGCGCCAGCTCACGGCGTTGATGATGGGCTTGAGGTCGGAGGCGGAGATTTTCATGCCGAGCTTCTTTAGGGCGGCATCCACCTGTTCGAGGAAGACGTTGTGGTCCTGGAAGAGTCCGTCGCCCAGCGCGGCGCGGAGTTTCTCCGCTGTCTCGACGAGCGCGGCGTCGCGTTTCCAAGTGTCGGGATCGAGGAGCTTCTTCTTGGTCTTCTCGGGCAGGCCTTTCTTGCCGCCGCCTTCGCCGTTTTCCTCGTCGTCGCCGGCGTCGTCCTGACCCCAGTTGTCCACGAGCTTGGCGAGTTCATCGCGGACGGCGGCCGGTTTCTCGAAGAGATCGTCGCCGAGCTGTTCGTAGAGCGCGGCGCGGATTTCCTCGTCGCCGGAGGCGAAGCGGAGGGCCTCGATGCGCTGGCGGGTGAGCTGGCTGCGGAGGCGGAGCGGGCGCTCGACCTTCACCTTCCAATAGCCGAAGGCGGCGTTGGGGAAGATTTTCGACTGCGGGGTTTACTGGAACGCGAGGAAGGTGTCGCAGATTTGCTGGATGTGTTCGGGGGCGAGTTCGCAGTTCTTCTTGCCCATGTTTTTGCGCAGCGGGCGAAACCATGGGGTGGCGTCGATGAGCTGGACCCGGCCGCGGCGGTGCTCGGGCTTACGGTTGGAGAGCACCCAGACATAGGTGGCGATGCCGGTGTTGTAGAAGAGGTTCAGCGGGAGGGCGACGATCGCTTCCAGCCAGTCGCTCTCGATGATCCAGCGGCGGATGTTGCTCTCGCCCTGGCCGGCGTCGCCGGTGAAGAGTGACGAGCCGTTGTGGACCTCGGCGATGCGGCTGCCGAGCGGGGTGTCGTGCTTCATCTTCGCCAGCATGTTGGCGAGGAAGAGCATCTGGCCGTCGCTGCTACGGGTGAGGAGGGAGTAGTCGGACTCGCCGGCGTGCTGGATGACGAAGCGCGGGTCTTTGAGGTCCTTCTTGCCACCCATGCGTTCGAGGTCGGCCTTCCAGCTTTTGCCATAGGGCGGATTGGCGAGCATGAAGTCGAACTCGCGTCCGCGGAAGGCGTCGTTGGACAGGGTGCTGTGCTCCGAGCCGCCGACGATGTTGTCCGCCGCGTCGCCGTCGCCCTTGAGGAGCATGTCGGCCTTGCAGATGGCGTAGGTCTCGTCGCTGATTTCCTGACCGTAGAGGTGGGTAGCGATCTGCTTGCCGCGCGACTTGGCGATCTGCTGGAGGGTTTCCTCGGCGACAGTCAACATGCCGCCCGTGCCGCAGGCGCAGTCGTAGAGGAGATACGTGCCGCTCTCGATACGGTCGGCCACGGGCAGGAACATGAGGTTGGCCATGAGCCGGACGGCGTCGCGGGGCGTCCAGTGTTCGCCTGCTTCCTCGTTGTTCTCCTCGTTGAAGCGGCGGACGAGTTCCTCAAACATCGTGCCCATGCTGTGGTTGTCGAGGCCAGGCATCTCGCCGACGGGGTGCGGGCTGAGGTTGATGTCCTTATCGAGGAACTTCTCGATGAGCATGCCGAGGGCGTCGGCCTTGGAGAGCTTCGGGATCTGGTTGCGGAAGGAGAAGTTGTTCAGGATGTCCTGCACGTTCGGCGAAAAGCCGTCGAGGTAGGCCTCGAAGTCGTCCTTGAGCTTCTGCTGGGTGGCGCGGGACTTGAGGTCGCGCAGGAGGAAGGGCGAGGTGTTGTAGAAGGCTTGGCCCGAGGCGGAGCGCAAGGCGTCGTCCTGGTTGGTGACGCCTTCCTTGTCGAGGGCAGCCTTCATTTCGAGCACGGCGGCCTTGGTCGGCTCCAGCACTGCATCGAGGCGACGCAGGACGGTCATGGGCAGGATGACGTCGCGGTATTTGCCGCGGACGTAAACGTCGCGGAGGACATCGTCGGCGATGTTCCAGATGAAGTTGGTGAGCCAGTTGAGTTGGGCGGAGTCCATGTGCTGTTTTCCTAGTAGAAAGCGGGTGAGTGAAGAAGTAGGCCGGAAATACTGGCAAGAAACGTCGCGCAGGGGCCGTGACTGCGACTGGGGCGAAAAGGAAAGCTTTCGGAAACAGTAATCGGCATGGGAAGAACTTAGTGAAACGGTAGGGACAGGGATGGACCCTGGCTAGTCTCCGTTTGGACCATCGACGCGGTTGATCCCGCTAGGAATGGCTCGCTTCTGCCCCGAATGGGGTCGCGCCGCTTGAACGGATGCGATCCGGCCTGTTTGGGATGTCCGGGGCAGGTTTCCGGAGCCCTCATGGACTTCGGTTGAGTCTGGATTTTCGGGAATTCTTCCTATCCCACTCGCCAGTAGTTACTTATAGAAAGTCCGGGGAAAAGCTGTCCTGCCATTCAACCAAATACTGTCACACCTGTATTTTCAACCAAATACGGTCCCTTGGGGACTGTATTTCTTGAGATGTGCAACGCGCCCGCCGGGGCCTCAGGCGGTGCGCATGGGCATGATGACGTAGAGGAAGGGCTTGTCGTGGCGGATGACGCCGGGACTGAGCTCGTCCGTGAAGTCAAAGTGCACTAGGTCGCTGTCCAGATTGCGGAGCGGATCACCGAGGTATTCCGGATTGAAAGCAATGCTGAACTCTTTTCCCTTGTAAGGAACGGAGATGGATTCACGGGCCTCGCCCACGTCGGGGGTGTTGGCGGTGATCTCGATGCCGTTCTTGGAGAAGTTGAGTTTGACCGAGTTTGACTTCTCACTGGAGAGCAGGGCCACGCGCTTGATCGAGGTCAGGAACAGTTCGCGCTCGAGGGTGATGCGTTCCTTGGTCTCGCTGGGGATGACCTGCTTGTAGTTCGGGTAATTGCCCTCGATCAGTTTCGAGATGAGGTAGGTGTTGCCGATGGAAAAGGCGATCTGGTTCTCGGCGATGGCGATTTCCACATCGCCCTCGGCACCGAGCGTGCGCAGGAGTTCGTTGACGGCCTTGGTCGGGAGGATGACGTCGATCTCATTCGCCTTGGGGAATTCCATTTCCTGTTCGACGAGGGCGAGGCGGCGTCCATCGGTGGCGACGACGATGAGCTTGCGGTCCTTGAGGCTGAGAAGAGCGCCATTGAGGACATAGCGGGATTCGTCCGTGGACATGGCGTAGTTGGTCTTGCGGAGCATTTCCCGGAAATCCTTCTGGGCCAATTTGAAGAGGCGGGCCCCTTCGGTTTTGGGGAAGGGGGGGAAGTCTTCCTCGGGGAGACCCATGATTTTGAAGAAGCTGGAACCGGCCTTGATGCTGGCGGCGTTCTTGTTGTCGATATCGAGGGTGATTTCCGTGGCGGGAAGTTCGCGGATGATGCTGAGGAGGCGGCGCGCCGGGAGCGTGGCGGCACCGGCTTTTTCCACTTCGGCTTCGACGCTGGTGCGGATGCCGGTGTCGAGATCGGTGGTGGAGAGCGTGAGGGTTCCGTTTTCGGCGCGGAGGAGGACGTTGCTGAGGACGGGAAGGGTGGTGCGGGAACTGACCACGCTCTGGACGATTTGCAGGCCTTCAAGGAACTTGTCGCGATGGATAACGATCTTCATGGGATACACTGTATTAAGTAATTAAGAGAGAAAGAAAATCAGTAGTAATAAGTGGGTAAATAATCCATGTGTCCAGCCGCAAGTCAAATGCTATCAATAGGTTGACCCGGAAAAAACCTTGTGAATGACCCTGCAGGTATCGGCACTTGTCGGCTCGTGGACAAAAGGGAGGGGAGATATCGGCGGATCTGCCCAAGTTATTGGCAGGATACTGGGCACAGGAAAAGTGCGGAAGCAGGAGGGGGCTTGGAAAGCCCGTGGCCAGAAGAAGATAGAAAACGCGGTCAAACCGGGTTGGATTCCAGCTTTTGGATGAGGAATTGCACCTGTTGTTTGAGGTGGGCGTCTTTTTCCATGCGGGCCTCGATGGTGCGGCAGGCATGGAGGACGGTGCCGTGGTCCCGACCACCGAAGCATTCGCCGATTTCCTGCAGGGATTTGCCGGTTTTTTTGCGGGCCAGATACATGGCGACCATGCGGGGGATGGCGATGTTGTTCGGGCGCCGCTTGCTGGTCATGTCATTCATGCGCAGATCGAAGTTTTCGGCCACGCGGCGCTGGATGAGCTCGATGGTGATCTGCTGGCGGGTTTCCTGTTGGATGAAGTCTTTGAGCAGGTCCTCGACCTGGGCTTGGGTGATCTTGCGTTCGTTCAGGGCGGCCCAGGCGGCCACGCGGTTGAGGGCGCCCTCCAGGCGGCGGATGTTGGCCTTG
This window contains:
- a CDS encoding class I SAM-dependent DNA methyltransferase is translated as MDSAQLNWLTNFIWNIADDVLRDVYVRGKYRDVILPMTVLRRLDAVLEPTKAAVLEMKAALDKEGVTNQDDALRSASGQAFYNTSPFLLRDLKSRATQQKLKDDFEAYLDGFSPNVQDILNNFSFRNQIPKLSKADALGMLIEKFLDKDINLSPHPVGEMPGLDNHSMGTMFEELVRRFNEENNEEAGEHWTPRDAVRLMANLMFLPVADRIESGTYLLYDCACGTGGMLTVAEETLQQIAKSRGKQIATHLYGQEISDETYAICKADMLLKGDGDAADNIVGGSEHSTLSNDAFRGREFDFMLANPPYGKSWKADLERMGGKKDLKDPRFVIQHAGESDYSLLTRSSDGQMLFLANMLAKMKHDTPLGSRIAEVHNGSSLFTGDAGQGESNIRRWIIESDWLEAIVALPLNLFYNTGIATYVWVLSNRKPEHRRGRVQLIDATPWFRPLRKNMGKKNCELAPEHIQQICDTFLAFQ
- the dnaN gene encoding DNA polymerase III subunit beta; the encoded protein is MKIVIHRDKFLEGLQIVQSVVSSRTTLPVLSNVLLRAENGTLTLSTTDLDTGIRTSVEAEVEKAGAATLPARRLLSIIRELPATEITLDIDNKNAASIKAGSSFFKIMGLPEEDFPPFPKTEGARLFKLAQKDFREMLRKTNYAMSTDESRYVLNGALLSLKDRKLIVVATDGRRLALVEQEMEFPKANEIDVILPTKAVNELLRTLGAEGDVEIAIAENQIAFSIGNTYLISKLIEGNYPNYKQVIPSETKERITLERELFLTSIKRVALLSSEKSNSVKLNFSKNGIEITANTPDVGEARESISVPYKGKEFSIAFNPEYLGDPLRNLDSDLVHFDFTDELSPGVIRHDKPFLYVIMPMRTA